One window of Chloroflexus aggregans DSM 9485 genomic DNA carries:
- the tnpA gene encoding IS200/IS605 family transposase, whose protein sequence is MYHSNDPCVLLINSHLVWCPKRRRKMVGDRRTTRLDELMRETASELECEMVALEIMPDHLPLVVSATPHWVPNHIVGRFKGKTSRIVRQEFPFLQRMPSLGSRSYVWSTTGHVSADTIRRYSEAQRTRG, encoded by the coding sequence ATGTACCACTCCAACGATCCGTGCGTGTTGCTCATCAACTCCCACCTGGTCTGGTGCCCCAAGCGGCGACGGAAGATGGTAGGTGACCGCCGAACAACACGCCTGGATGAACTGATGCGTGAGACGGCGTCTGAGCTGGAGTGTGAGATGGTGGCGCTTGAAATCATGCCTGACCATCTCCCTCTGGTTGTTTCGGCAACGCCGCACTGGGTACCCAACCACATCGTTGGGCGGTTCAAGGGCAAAACCAGCCGCATCGTGCGACAGGAGTTTCCTTTCCTGCAACGCATGCCGTCCTTGGGGTCTCGTTCGTATGTCTGGTCAACGACCGGACACGTTTCCGCCGATACCATCCGGCGGTATAGCGAAGCGCAGCGCACACGCGGATGA
- a CDS encoding cation-translocating P-type ATPase translates to MATATPVRDETRPTWHSTDLIEVYAQLASSPHGLSSTEAAKRLARYGPNELQAATRISPWAILLAQFQNVLIIILLIATGLSLLLGHGIESVAIIVIVLFAVLLGFIQEYRAERAIEALRRMAAPNATVLRDGSEQAIPARELVPGDVVLLRAGDRVPADLRLIEAVNLQIEEAALTGESVPVEKNAAVILPPTAPVADHKNMVYAGTSVSYGRGRGIVVATGMHTEFGTIATMLQTIETGRTPLQENLDRVGHMLARAALVIVAIITVLGLWRGQPLVEMIIFGIALAVAVVPEALPAVVTISLAIGVQRMAKRNALMRRLPAVETLGSTSVICTDKTGTLTKDEMTIRRLFVAGRWWELSGSGYAPDGKFYLADQPTPPDPAVQQLLRGAALASDAHVVYRDGRWQAQGDPTEAALVVAAAKAGLVIDDLVRQAPRIAEIPFSSETKRMITLHNEQGVTVAYAKGAPEVIINACSHWLSPTGPSPLTAEDRASILDAAQTMASTALRVLAIAGKTPATLETAEHELTLFGLVGMIDPPRPEAKTAIQTCQRAGIRVVMITGDHPLTAAAIARELGLLVHGQVMTGSELDAISDKDFANIVETVDVYARVAPIHKLRVVTALQQKGYVVAMTGDGVNDAPALKKADIGIAMGITGTDVTKEASAMTITDDNFASIVAAVEEGRRIFGNIKKYLMYLLSSNIGEITLMAGATFAGLPLPLTATQILYVNLATDGLPALALAVDPPDDDLMQQPPRDPRRGIFTRPVVGLMMVGGLWSALVNIALFVWAMQSGRSMVEAMTMTFVSLVLIQFFKAYNFRSDHLSVFHRPFANHWLNLAIIWELLLLLAVVYLPFLHEPFSTFPLSPIDWLIITFVALTVVPVLEMAKWVLQRQTNG, encoded by the coding sequence ATGGCAACAGCTACCCCTGTGCGTGATGAGACACGCCCAACCTGGCATAGCACCGATCTCATCGAAGTGTACGCTCAACTCGCCAGTTCCCCACACGGCCTGAGCAGTACCGAAGCGGCTAAACGCTTAGCTCGCTACGGCCCGAATGAACTGCAAGCAGCGACGCGCATCTCACCGTGGGCAATCCTGCTGGCCCAATTCCAAAATGTACTGATCATCATCCTGTTGATCGCCACCGGACTCTCACTCTTGCTGGGTCACGGGATCGAATCGGTTGCGATTATCGTTATCGTGTTATTTGCCGTCCTCCTCGGCTTCATCCAAGAATATCGCGCCGAACGGGCAATTGAAGCCTTGCGCCGGATGGCGGCACCGAATGCAACCGTCCTACGTGACGGCAGCGAGCAGGCTATTCCGGCGCGCGAGCTGGTGCCCGGCGATGTTGTGCTCTTGCGAGCCGGGGATCGGGTGCCCGCCGATCTCCGGCTCATCGAAGCGGTCAATTTACAGATCGAAGAAGCGGCCCTTACCGGCGAATCGGTGCCGGTTGAAAAGAATGCAGCAGTGATCCTACCACCGACCGCACCGGTGGCCGACCACAAAAACATGGTCTATGCCGGCACCTCAGTCAGTTATGGCCGTGGCCGCGGGATTGTCGTCGCCACCGGTATGCATACCGAGTTTGGCACTATTGCCACAATGCTCCAAACTATCGAGACCGGACGCACACCCTTGCAAGAAAACCTCGACCGCGTCGGGCACATGCTGGCTCGAGCAGCACTGGTCATTGTGGCAATCATCACCGTGCTCGGTCTTTGGCGCGGCCAGCCGCTAGTCGAGATGATCATCTTCGGGATCGCCCTGGCCGTTGCCGTTGTACCGGAAGCGCTACCTGCCGTTGTTACCATCTCGCTGGCTATCGGCGTCCAGCGTATGGCAAAGCGTAACGCCCTGATGCGCCGCTTGCCGGCAGTCGAGACACTGGGTAGCACATCGGTTATCTGCACCGATAAAACCGGGACCCTTACCAAAGACGAAATGACCATCCGACGCTTGTTTGTGGCCGGGCGCTGGTGGGAGCTAAGCGGATCGGGGTACGCCCCCGACGGTAAGTTCTATCTTGCCGATCAACCGACTCCACCCGATCCGGCGGTACAGCAACTGTTGCGGGGTGCCGCCCTCGCCTCCGACGCGCACGTCGTCTATCGCGATGGGCGTTGGCAAGCCCAAGGAGACCCGACTGAAGCCGCGCTTGTCGTAGCAGCAGCCAAAGCCGGGCTTGTCATCGACGATCTGGTTCGTCAAGCACCGCGTATTGCCGAAATCCCGTTTTCGTCGGAAACCAAGCGCATGATCACGCTGCACAACGAGCAGGGCGTTACCGTCGCGTATGCGAAAGGAGCACCAGAGGTCATCATCAATGCATGCAGCCACTGGCTCTCACCGACCGGGCCCTCCCCGCTCACCGCAGAAGATCGGGCAAGCATACTTGACGCAGCGCAAACGATGGCCAGTACCGCGCTGCGTGTCCTGGCAATCGCCGGCAAGACGCCGGCCACCTTGGAAACTGCCGAACACGAATTGACCCTATTCGGTCTCGTCGGTATGATCGACCCGCCCCGTCCTGAAGCGAAAACGGCCATCCAGACCTGCCAGCGCGCCGGCATTCGCGTGGTGATGATCACCGGTGACCATCCCCTCACGGCAGCCGCCATTGCCCGTGAACTCGGTTTGCTTGTGCATGGCCAGGTGATGACCGGGAGTGAACTCGATGCCATCAGTGATAAAGACTTTGCCAACATCGTTGAAACGGTCGATGTCTATGCGCGGGTAGCACCGATCCATAAACTGCGTGTCGTCACTGCATTGCAACAGAAAGGGTATGTGGTCGCAATGACCGGCGATGGTGTCAATGATGCGCCGGCATTGAAGAAGGCCGACATTGGGATCGCGATGGGGATCACCGGGACCGATGTGACCAAAGAAGCATCAGCGATGACCATCACCGACGACAATTTTGCTTCGATTGTTGCGGCAGTGGAAGAAGGAAGGCGTATCTTTGGCAACATTAAAAAGTATTTGATGTATCTGCTCTCATCGAACATTGGCGAGATCACGCTTATGGCCGGCGCAACCTTCGCCGGATTGCCGTTACCCCTCACGGCCACTCAAATTCTTTATGTCAATCTTGCTACCGATGGTCTACCCGCACTCGCCTTAGCGGTTGATCCTCCCGACGATGATCTCATGCAACAGCCACCACGCGACCCACGCCGTGGCATCTTCACCCGCCCCGTCGTCGGACTGATGATGGTAGGCGGACTGTGGTCGGCCCTGGTCAACATTGCGCTCTTTGTGTGGGCGATGCAGAGCGGGCGGAGTATGGTTGAGGCAATGACCATGACGTTCGTTTCGCTCGTGCTCATTCAATTCTTCAAAGCCTACAACTTCCGCTCCGACCACCTATCGGTCTTTCACCGGCCCTTTGCCAATCACTGGCTGAACCTTGCTATCATCTGGGAATTGCTCTTACTATTGGCAGTTGTGTATCTCCCGTTCCTGCACGAACCGTTTAGTACCTTCCCCCTGTCGCCGATCGATTGGCTGATCATTACGTTCGTCGCACTAACGGTGGTGCCGGTGTTGGAGATGGCGAAATGGGTGTTACAGCGGCAGACCAACGGCTGA
- a CDS encoding prenyltransferase/squalene oxidase repeat-containing protein: MRRMYALLVTLIMSLVVWQPVIAQTNAIEAALTWVAGQQQADGSFAGFGPGDTADAIVAFVAGGQQPPANAVTYLAGQAATYGTSSAGATAKVILAAVAAQRDPLNFGGVNLARQLGTFYDPATGQYGSDVYGHALALLAIKAMGVEPPAAAINRLIALQLRDGGWSFDGAAATGSDTNTTSLAVMALSGYARAADALTAARTYLRGQQNPDGGFPYSQTSAFGNASDANSTAAVVQAILALGENLDDAAWKQGNATPLSALAAFQNSSGAFRYQDAMPDDNALATYQAIPALARRTLPVATTTIPTAQSLIAPAGTLPRTGGEPILPLPLLVVGGLGLLVAGVALRRKSAQV; the protein is encoded by the coding sequence ATGCGCCGCATGTATGCCCTGCTCGTCACACTCATTATGAGTCTCGTCGTCTGGCAACCGGTAATTGCCCAGACCAACGCCATTGAAGCGGCATTGACATGGGTTGCCGGTCAACAACAAGCTGATGGCAGTTTTGCCGGTTTTGGTCCCGGTGATACCGCCGATGCAATCGTTGCCTTTGTCGCCGGCGGGCAACAACCACCGGCGAACGCCGTTACCTATCTCGCCGGACAAGCGGCCACGTATGGAACCTCTTCGGCCGGCGCGACTGCGAAGGTCATTTTGGCTGCCGTCGCCGCCCAGCGCGATCCACTCAACTTCGGTGGAGTGAATTTGGCCCGTCAACTCGGCACTTTCTACGATCCGGCAACCGGCCAGTACGGGAGTGATGTCTACGGACACGCCCTGGCATTGCTCGCCATCAAAGCGATGGGGGTTGAACCACCGGCAGCCGCCATCAATCGGTTGATCGCGTTGCAATTGCGTGACGGTGGTTGGAGCTTTGATGGCGCAGCAGCAACCGGCAGCGACACCAATACCACGAGCCTGGCGGTGATGGCATTGAGTGGTTATGCCCGCGCCGCCGATGCACTGACAGCAGCACGGACCTATCTGCGTGGTCAGCAAAACCCCGATGGTGGGTTCCCCTACTCACAAACGTCGGCGTTCGGTAACGCCAGTGACGCCAATTCGACGGCAGCGGTCGTTCAGGCCATTCTTGCACTGGGCGAAAACCTGGACGACGCAGCGTGGAAGCAAGGTAATGCCACTCCGTTGAGCGCTTTAGCCGCATTTCAGAATAGTAGTGGCGCGTTCCGTTATCAAGATGCAATGCCCGACGACAACGCACTTGCTACCTATCAAGCCATTCCCGCGCTGGCCCGTCGGACTTTGCCGGTCGCAACCACGACGATCCCGACCGCGCAGAGCTTGATCGCACCTGCCGGCACGTTACCACGCACCGGTGGCGAACCGATCCTGCCTCTACCGTTGTTGGTTGTCGGCGGGTTGGGATTGCTGGTTGCCGGGGTAGCGCTGCGACGCAAGTCGGCCCAAGTGTGA
- a CDS encoding RNA-guided endonuclease InsQ/TnpB family protein, which yields MKTFVSTLRPTPAQGACLSETVETCRQRYNHALSERKTAYRERGESIGFARQCASLPMLKREVPYLQRVHSQVVQDVVRRGDRAFQAFVRRVNAGEKAGYPRCKGRGRYDSFTYPRWGNGVKREQGRLVLSKIGAIRLYNDRPVEGTPNICIIVRNADGWYAHIVCDVAPSPLPPTGRSVGIDVGRESFATLSNGVQIANPRSYRAAERTLKQAQRRLARRVKGSNRSRQARTLLVNAHLKVKRARRDFAHTIARAPVNEDDHIAVEKLNIRGMVRNHPLAKSISDAGWGFVLNILLAKAARAGRVVVAVNPAGTSHVCAHCGEFVPKRLAVRWHSCPYCGCALHRDHNAALTILKKGGGTAFGEAQPLGEPQNREPHRL from the coding sequence ATGAAGACGTTTGTCTCCACGTTACGTCCGACACCTGCTCAAGGAGCGTGTCTTTCTGAGACGGTGGAAACTTGCCGCCAACGCTATAACCACGCTTTGAGCGAGCGCAAGACCGCCTATCGGGAACGTGGCGAGTCCATCGGCTTTGCGCGCCAATGCGCCAGCCTGCCTATGCTGAAACGGGAGGTGCCATATTTGCAGCGTGTCCACTCTCAAGTGGTGCAGGATGTCGTGCGTCGAGGAGACCGCGCGTTTCAAGCGTTCGTTCGGCGGGTGAACGCCGGCGAAAAGGCGGGGTATCCGCGCTGCAAAGGGCGGGGCCGGTACGATAGTTTCACCTATCCCCGGTGGGGCAACGGCGTCAAGCGGGAGCAGGGACGGCTCGTCCTCTCCAAAATCGGCGCTATTCGGCTGTACAACGATCGCCCGGTTGAGGGCACGCCAAACATCTGTATCATCGTTCGCAACGCGGATGGATGGTACGCACACATCGTGTGTGACGTTGCACCGTCGCCACTCCCGCCAACCGGCAGGTCGGTAGGGATTGATGTTGGACGTGAGTCGTTTGCGACGCTGTCGAACGGCGTACAGATTGCCAACCCGCGCTCCTATCGCGCCGCCGAACGCACGCTGAAACAGGCGCAACGACGGCTCGCTCGTCGCGTGAAGGGCAGCAATCGCTCCCGTCAGGCACGCACATTGCTTGTGAACGCTCACCTGAAGGTCAAGCGGGCGCGACGGGACTTCGCCCACACAATCGCCCGCGCACCGGTCAATGAGGATGACCATATTGCGGTTGAAAAACTGAACATTCGGGGGATGGTACGGAACCATCCCCTTGCCAAATCGATCTCCGACGCCGGATGGGGTTTCGTTCTGAATATCCTGCTCGCCAAGGCTGCACGTGCTGGGCGAGTCGTGGTGGCAGTCAACCCTGCCGGAACGTCGCACGTATGCGCGCACTGTGGCGAGTTCGTCCCCAAACGGCTTGCCGTTCGCTGGCACTCCTGCCCGTATTGTGGTTGTGCGTTGCACCGCGATCATAATGCTGCGCTTACTATCCTAAAGAAGGGCGGGGGCACCGCCTTCGGGGAGGCTCAGCCGTTGGGCGAGCCGCAGAACCGAGAACCCCACAGGCTTTAG
- a CDS encoding energy-coupling factor transporter transmembrane component T, producing the protein MHTRTWLVWLAATTAIAILSPHPLYHLLIILAVGYVFVARRDDRPLARSFPLFARAGAVIWLSYIVFAAITVGGPRGATVLFNAPAYQLPVWLGGIVLGGPITAEALAWGATRGLSLWTLLLIFGAFNALVDHHRLLRLVPRSLFHAGLAVTIAIAFAPGLVRSGQEIIAAQRARGHRFGSIRSWWALVGPLLAGSLERALQLAEALEARGYGRTLTKPSTGRMIGLLLGLSMLTTTLISWLWAGSTVLPIMAPFGGIGLALVWWSAHQLSRTVSRTTYRRERWHHHDTITCLAAIGAVIVIALLRLLKPTALVYYPFPEIIPPTFDLLIGTTILALAVPAIPMHTSAPRHARRIVADRRAARRAAQQQSAFAD; encoded by the coding sequence ATGCATACCCGCACGTGGCTGGTGTGGTTGGCTGCTACCACAGCCATCGCAATACTATCCCCACACCCACTTTACCACCTGTTGATCATATTAGCGGTCGGCTATGTATTCGTAGCGCGCCGTGATGACCGCCCACTGGCACGTAGTTTCCCACTGTTTGCCCGTGCCGGAGCAGTGATCTGGCTCAGTTACATTGTTTTTGCGGCGATCACAGTGGGTGGGCCACGCGGGGCCACAGTATTGTTCAACGCACCGGCATACCAATTGCCGGTATGGTTAGGTGGGATTGTCTTGGGTGGACCGATCACCGCCGAAGCATTAGCGTGGGGAGCAACGCGCGGATTGAGCTTATGGACGCTTCTGCTGATCTTCGGCGCATTCAATGCCTTAGTTGATCACCATCGGTTGCTGCGTCTCGTGCCACGCTCACTCTTTCACGCCGGATTAGCCGTCACAATTGCCATCGCTTTCGCACCGGGACTAGTGCGCAGTGGGCAAGAAATTATCGCCGCGCAACGCGCACGTGGCCACCGTTTTGGCAGCATCCGTAGCTGGTGGGCGCTCGTCGGACCACTGTTAGCCGGGAGCCTCGAACGTGCATTGCAACTCGCCGAAGCACTAGAAGCACGCGGATACGGACGCACGCTCACCAAACCAAGTACCGGTCGTATGATCGGCCTGTTGCTTGGGCTTAGTATGCTCACTACCACATTAATAAGCTGGCTCTGGGCTGGATCCACCGTTCTACCGATTATGGCTCCATTTGGCGGCATCGGGCTAGCACTCGTCTGGTGGTCAGCCCACCAACTCAGCCGGACCGTATCTCGCACGACGTACCGCCGAGAACGGTGGCACCACCACGATACCATCACATGTCTGGCCGCTATCGGTGCAGTCATCGTGATCGCCTTGTTGCGGCTACTCAAACCAACAGCTCTTGTCTACTACCCGTTTCCTGAAATCATACCCCCCACCTTCGATCTGCTCATCGGCACTACCATCTTAGCACTCGCCGTACCGGCCATACCGATGCACACATCAGCCCCGCGTCACGCCCGCCGGATCGTCGCCGACCGTCGCGCAGCGCGTCGGGCGGCCCAACAGCAGAGCGCATTTGCCGATTAG
- a CDS encoding phosphoribosylaminoimidazolesuccinocarboxamide synthase: MELGHVLSEGKTKIVYAHPTDPDLAILFHKDGITAGDGARRHVIAGKGALAGQTTANVFRFLNRAGIATHFIEAPEPKLTVVRRCVMIPLEVVMRRLPAGSYLRRYPEAAGQRFDPPLVEFFLKDDARHDPQITPDEIVAQGIATPAEVEQMTMTGQQVFTTLEAAWAKLDVTLVDLKIEFGRAGDGSLLVADVIDNDSWRIWPGGDPNRMLDKQVYRNAQVVDEDVLADVYARYAQVAELTGRWDAVTK; this comes from the coding sequence ATGGAGCTTGGTCACGTCCTTAGCGAAGGCAAAACAAAGATCGTCTACGCTCACCCAACCGATCCCGATCTCGCGATCCTCTTTCACAAAGACGGCATTACCGCCGGCGATGGCGCTCGCCGACACGTGATCGCCGGTAAAGGAGCCTTGGCAGGGCAGACAACGGCGAACGTCTTCCGCTTCCTCAACCGAGCCGGAATTGCCACCCACTTCATCGAAGCACCAGAACCGAAACTAACGGTCGTGCGGCGTTGTGTCATGATCCCGCTCGAAGTGGTGATGCGTCGGTTGCCGGCAGGATCGTATCTGCGCCGCTACCCGGAAGCTGCCGGACAACGGTTTGATCCGCCATTGGTCGAGTTTTTTCTGAAAGACGACGCGCGTCACGATCCACAGATCACACCCGACGAAATAGTGGCGCAAGGCATCGCCACGCCCGCTGAAGTCGAACAGATGACGATGACCGGACAACAGGTGTTTACGACACTCGAAGCAGCATGGGCCAAACTTGACGTAACTCTCGTCGATCTCAAGATCGAGTTTGGCCGGGCCGGTGACGGTAGTCTGCTCGTTGCCGACGTGATCGACAACGATTCGTGGCGAATCTGGCCGGGCGGTGATCCCAACCGTATGCTCGACAAGCAGGTATATCGGAATGCGCAGGTTGTGGATGAAGATGTATTGGCCGACGTATACGCACGCTACGCGCAAGTCGCCGAACTGACCGGACGATGGGATGCAGTAACGAAGTAG
- a CDS encoding [LysW]-lysine hydrolase → MNEATTFLIRLLQTPSLSGQEAAAVQMMVEQMTAFGWEAFVDESGSAVGCVGTDGPLVVLLGHIDTVPGEIPVRIVDGKLYGRGAVDAKGPLATFVWAARQAELAGTLRCRLIIIGATEEEAASSRGAHAARDRYRPDFCIIGEPSGWDRVTLGYKGRLLAHYRYHQPVAHSAGEQRAAPEVMVAFWRAVEDYCQTVNAGRERLFDQLIPSLRRVSSGSDGITEWVEATVGLRLPPGIDPAALAETLRHLAGSADISFEGACPAFQSSRTTPLASAFVRAIRQHGGQPAFLHKTGTADMNVVGPVWQCPIVAYGPGDSRLDHTPDEHVALVEYERAIAVLTDVLAQLR, encoded by the coding sequence ATGAATGAAGCGACAACCTTTCTCATCCGTCTCTTGCAAACGCCGTCGCTGTCGGGGCAGGAAGCGGCAGCGGTACAGATGATGGTCGAGCAGATGACAGCGTTCGGCTGGGAAGCATTCGTCGATGAGTCGGGCAGTGCAGTTGGGTGTGTGGGAACAGACGGGCCATTGGTCGTGCTCCTCGGCCACATCGACACTGTACCCGGCGAGATACCGGTACGGATCGTCGACGGTAAGCTGTACGGACGAGGAGCGGTCGATGCCAAAGGGCCGTTGGCAACGTTTGTGTGGGCGGCACGGCAAGCCGAGTTAGCCGGAACCTTACGTTGTCGCTTAATCATTATCGGCGCTACCGAAGAAGAGGCAGCCAGTTCACGTGGAGCACATGCAGCCCGCGATCGTTACCGTCCCGATTTTTGCATCATTGGGGAACCGAGCGGCTGGGATCGGGTTACGCTCGGTTATAAGGGACGATTACTCGCCCACTACCGCTACCACCAACCGGTAGCGCATAGCGCCGGTGAGCAACGAGCTGCGCCGGAAGTGATGGTCGCCTTCTGGCGTGCAGTCGAGGACTACTGCCAAACTGTCAATGCCGGACGTGAGCGATTGTTCGATCAACTCATCCCCTCGCTGCGCCGGGTGAGCAGCGGCAGCGACGGGATAACGGAATGGGTAGAAGCAACCGTCGGCCTACGCTTACCACCCGGTATTGACCCGGCAGCACTCGCCGAGACTCTCCGTCATTTGGCCGGCTCAGCCGACATCTCTTTTGAAGGTGCATGCCCCGCGTTTCAAAGCTCGCGCACCACGCCACTCGCCAGCGCTTTTGTCCGCGCCATCCGGCAACATGGTGGTCAACCGGCCTTTCTGCATAAAACCGGTACTGCCGATATGAACGTCGTCGGACCTGTGTGGCAATGCCCGATTGTCGCATATGGACCAGGCGATTCACGGCTTGACCACACCCCCGACGAACACGTCGCGTTGGTCGAGTACGAGCGGGCGATTGCTGTGTTGACCGATGTTTTGGCGCAATTACGCTGA
- the cobS gene encoding adenosylcobinamide-GDP ribazoletransferase, with protein sequence MNESPARSVNGFIEAIRFLTIIPLPGIPPMDEQSVARAIPWFPIAGLVIGGALVTTDLIARPLWGNLTAAVMVMAIWGIITGGLHLDGLSDTFDAVMSWRSRERKLEIMKDSRIGAMGALALIVLMMLKVALIAEATNVWPALLLAPMLGRWADCYGIYRFPAAREGGLGRTFNAQVRQHDLWLSSAMMLGAAWLIAGITGIVAAVFVLGVAHLLASWWVRDLGGLSGDTYGALCEIGEVVALAVLTVNLS encoded by the coding sequence ATGAACGAATCGCCGGCCCGCTCGGTTAATGGCTTCATCGAAGCGATCCGCTTTTTGACCATTATCCCCCTACCCGGCATACCGCCAATGGATGAACAGAGTGTGGCACGGGCCATCCCGTGGTTTCCAATAGCCGGATTGGTCATTGGCGGTGCGCTGGTAACTACCGATCTCATAGCCCGCCCGCTGTGGGGCAATCTAACAGCGGCAGTGATGGTGATGGCGATCTGGGGCATCATTACCGGAGGTCTCCATCTCGATGGTCTGAGTGACACCTTCGATGCGGTGATGAGTTGGCGGTCGCGTGAACGCAAACTCGAAATCATGAAAGATAGTCGGATCGGGGCGATGGGTGCATTAGCGCTGATCGTGCTGATGATGCTCAAAGTAGCACTCATCGCAGAAGCGACAAACGTATGGCCGGCGTTGCTGTTGGCCCCGATGCTAGGGCGATGGGCCGATTGTTATGGAATCTATCGCTTTCCCGCTGCCCGCGAAGGTGGGCTGGGCCGGACCTTTAACGCGCAAGTACGTCAACATGATCTCTGGTTGTCTTCGGCCATGATGCTCGGTGCGGCATGGCTCATCGCCGGTATCACCGGCATCGTGGCTGCAGTGTTCGTGTTAGGAGTTGCGCATCTGCTGGCAAGCTGGTGGGTACGCGATCTGGGCGGTCTCAGCGGCGACACCTATGGTGCGCTCTGTGAAATCGGTGAAGTTGTGGCGCTGGCCGTACTGACGGTGAACCTGTCATAG
- a CDS encoding transposase encodes MGSDGGVTHVAPSSTGEPIANPRFCRTDKPAGANAPCHWSNPAKGTPARAPRHTVVAHRHERIAYRRNDVAHSLSRRLVHEVGMIVVAELTIARLINKHTRQTAVPMPQGTTLPGRCASRLRVAVGGSRKVIHAGWRNAVVNVTRW; translated from the coding sequence GTGGGGAGTGATGGTGGCGTGACGCACGTCGCTCCCTCGTCCACCGGCGAACCGATTGCGAACCCGCGCTTCTGCCGCACAGACAAACCGGCAGGCGCCAACGCACCGTGTCACTGGTCGAACCCTGCAAAGGGAACGCCGGCACGCGCCCCACGACATACGGTGGTGGCGCATCGTCACGAACGCATTGCGTACCGTCGCAACGACGTCGCGCATTCACTCAGTCGCCGTCTCGTGCATGAGGTCGGGATGATCGTCGTGGCAGAGCTGACCATCGCACGGCTGATCAACAAACACACGCGGCAAACCGCAGTGCCGATGCCGCAAGGAACCACCTTGCCAGGTCGATGCGCTTCAAGGCTGCGCGTGGCGGTAGGCGGTAGCCGGAAAGTGATCCACGCGGGATGGCGCAATGCGGTCGTCAATGTCACGCGGTGGTGA
- a CDS encoding histidine phosphatase family protein produces the protein MRTSIWLVRHGQTVANRARRYLGHSDSPLTTYGQRQHEAVVRRLRALPFTHAIVSPTERTRALAAAITQDRPSIAIVEDLRWREIDQGQWEGLTYREVLQRFPGDAQARWANGINGKPTGGESLADVATRVGEAWHELRSHYAGRRAIVITHATPIQLVLCFCCQTPVAEHWRWRIDLGSMTALDIYGSSIIIRTVNSVPPIR, from the coding sequence ATGCGCACCAGCATTTGGCTCGTTCGTCACGGCCAAACCGTTGCTAATCGTGCCCGTCGCTATCTCGGCCACAGTGATAGTCCGCTAACCACCTACGGTCAGCGACAGCACGAAGCGGTCGTCCGTCGCTTGCGCGCATTGCCGTTTACCCACGCCATCGTCAGTCCGACCGAACGCACCCGCGCGCTGGCGGCTGCCATCACCCAAGACCGCCCATCGATTGCCATAGTCGAAGACCTGCGTTGGCGCGAGATCGATCAGGGACAATGGGAAGGATTGACGTACCGCGAGGTACTCCAACGTTTTCCCGGTGATGCACAAGCGCGCTGGGCCAACGGGATCAACGGCAAACCGACCGGTGGCGAGAGTCTGGCCGATGTAGCGACTCGCGTTGGTGAAGCCTGGCACGAACTACGCTCACACTATGCCGGCAGACGAGCGATCGTTATCACCCATGCTACCCCTATCCAATTGGTACTCTGTTTCTGTTGTCAGACACCGGTAGCCGAACATTGGCGTTGGCGGATCGATCTGGGTAGCATGACTGCCCTTGACATATACGGCTCATCGATCATTATCCGCACGGTTAACAGCGTACCACCGATACGCTAG